Within the Setaria viridis chromosome 3, Setaria_viridis_v4.0, whole genome shotgun sequence genome, the region GGTCAAGAACTAATATATTTTATACACCATCCTAGTTGCCACTTTTCACTGTCTTGCAGTACATTGTCTGCGCAATATCATTTAAGCAAGCAGAATGTAGAGCACAATCTACAGCAAATATATGAGGCTCAACTAATAATATCTCAGAATAGAAGAAAATACGCAAGCTTCCAGGCCGTTAACACTACAGAGGAACAGTTGGAATTGTAGCTGCATGAGAATAGAACCTCACCTCTTCAAATTTTTCAAAGTTCTGTGTGTCCAACTCATCATTAACCTCAGGAATGAAAGCTGCTTCCATCTGATACAGTTTCTCCCACTCAACACTTCCAAGCCATGGATGTGCCTGCATGAACACATTGTGCCATCCATTGTGAAATGTTCAAAAATCAAAAGTATGTAGCACCGCGCGAATCATCTGAGTAATGCTGACCTTTATCTCATGTGCACCTTTTGTTCCAAGTCTCTGATCCACATTACACAATAACTTGCCAATGAGATCTTTAGCTTCTGGTGAAAGTCTGGCCTCTTCAGGGAATTTTAGATGACTTCTCCAATTCACTATCTGCAAAATTGCATTCATGAAGTGTCTAAGAAGAATTCAAAAGCAAAAGCACAGTTTTTCTTGCAAGGACATGACTTAGCATTATGCAACACTTCAATAATTGGCAAAGAAGCAGCACATAAGCTTACCTTCCTACATGTTGACATTGGATCTTCAGAATAAAATGGTGGATATCCCACAAGCATTTCATACATTATGGCACCAAGTGACCACCTATGAAAATTGAAAAGTTAACATAAGAAAAATGGAAACCATAGGGCATGCAATGCACAAGTTCAAATCAAAACTAACCAGTCACATTCCATCCCATATCCTTTCTTCAAAAGTACCTCAGGTGCAATGTAATCAGGTGTACCAACAGTAGAGTAAGCCTATAAATTGCACAAAACCATGTACATAAATACAGAGAGTCAAGTATACGAAACAGAACCAAGCATGAGTTTTAAGCAAATGACCACTCCAAGTCATTCCATCTGTAATTTACTGGGGAATACATCATTTTTTGAAAAGCTGGAATACATTTCATCTTAGGTGGAATTTAAATTTCTCCATGTATCTTAGGTGCAAACTGCAAAGTTCAAAGGCAAGAATATCTCAAAATTTTCCACCTTTCCCTCATACAATCATGCTTCACGTATATAATAGTCAAGTATCCTAGATGTTGACTTCTTATAGCCTGATTAGTTCATTAGTGCTCTTTATAACTACTAGCCTACCCCAAAGACTTCATTGTTGTTGTACTAGTGCTCTTTATAGCTACATTGTGTAAGAAATGTCACGGCAAGGTCATAGTCTGGAGCTTGCCTACTATAAGCTATCCACACACATATACATAAGAAAGACCCTCCGTAGAACAATATTTGTGCTGGCAAGCAGACACAAGTTAATTTATTCTGTAGTAGAGTTGTGTATTAAAGTAGCAGCCAAAATTCGTATTGCTGCATCTACCATGAAATGACAGGAGTCAAATGCTTATATAGCTAAGCACCTACCAACATCCGTCTATTCTTCTGCCAATGCATTAGTTGTTCCTGTTGTGTCCGCCTGGGAGCAGTACAGTTACTTGATTGCTTATCACCATCTGATGATGGATTGGTGCTCTTTCCCACTGCATAGTCAAGGTCACTCAGGTTTGGGAAGCTACTGCTATCTAGAGGTTTACATAAGCCAAAATCTGAAAGCTTCAAGTGGCCACTTCGGTCTAGCAACAAATTGTCCGGCTTGATATCCCTGGAAAGGTACAACAACGATTGAATGACGAATTACGATTTCCTATATAGTGGTACTTCTTATTGAATATTACCTATGAATATAACTGTGTTTGTGAATGGATTCAATTGCTAGTATTGTCTCTGCGACATAGAACCTAGATTCATCCTCTGTCAGTGTGTCCTTGCGCATGAGTAAAGTCATCATGTCACCACCAGGAAGATACTCCATGATGAGGTACAGAAATTCATCATCTTGAAATGAGCAGTAAAGCTTAACAATATAAGCACTATCAACCTCTGCAAGGAGGTTTCTTTCAGCTCTCACATGCTCAACCTAAAAATAAAACATTATAAAAAGATAAGCTGGTGGATTATCCGGTATAGTTACTAGGGCTAGCATCACGGAGTACCTGGCCTCTTCGTAACATTTCAGACTTCTTTAGCTTTTTCATTGCATACACATTGGATGTAGCTTTTTCTCTACAAAGTCTCACCTGCAAAATACCAGTGTCGAGGTAAGCAGCTGGCAGACACAGAAAACATTATTGTGAGAAATTCCCTGCATGTACTAACTCAGATCTCTCGAGGTATTGAGTAAACTGATGTTTATTACAAAAAGGGCAAGTCAAACTATTTGTTACCTCCCCAAATGCACCTCTCCCAATAATGgttagcaattcaaaatcatcAACACCCATTTTATGCCTTCGTAGGCGCATGTATTCTGTCTCCTTTTTTTCTAAATCTTTCAGGATATTATTTTGCTCCTCTTCAGATACATCGGCATCTGCTAGCTTCCTCTCCAACATCCAACGCCTAAAATATGGGTTGACGTCAAAATGGGTAGTAGTAAACAAAACAGGAATTCAACAATACAAGTCATGCCAAAGTGTGATCCAGAAACAATATATAGCAGTTTAGTAAGGCCTACGCCAGTCTTAAAGAAGACAGGCGGTCAAgcataaaatatggaaaaaaaagagaactgTGAAGAGCCAAGAAGTTGCTGCTACAAAAATCCGGAGCCAAGACCCATTTGAAGATAGAACATCTAGATTTCATATCAAAGTACGGAAGGTGACGGCATGTTGTTTTTCACTACTTCCATGATTCAAATGAAGCTACATGTCTTAGCAGTGCCCATGCAAGCTAAAGGTCGTACTGAAAGGAATTTGAGATATCCTCAGCTATCAACTAGTTGcaattttatttccttctcCATGGGTAGATTTTATCCTCAATTTCTCATTATTGGCCATAAGTTGTATTTATCCCCCCATTAATATTCATCATACCTTCTATCTTCTTTGGTTAATCTGTTTTTGCAGTCTAATGTAAGATCTAAAGTTTGTAAGCTTTTGCAAGCAGATGAAATATAATAGACCTACATAACGCAACCCCAGCTTTCCTAAAAGAGGACACAGACAACCTAATAATAGTAACGCTTTGCAATCAATAGGAGCCTGAG harbors:
- the LOC117850100 gene encoding uncharacterized protein translates to MDSARSWLQKLQPRDKDRDRGGKPAGSPTGGSARMSAAAGAGTGEEALSSATKQKVAAAKQYIENHYKTQMKSLQERKERRWMLERKLADADVSEEEQNNILKDLEKKETEYMRLRRHKMGVDDFELLTIIGRGAFGEVRLCREKATSNVYAMKKLKKSEMLRRGQVEHVRAERNLLAEVDSAYIVKLYCSFQDDEFLYLIMEYLPGGDMMTLLMRKDTLTEDESRFYVAETILAIESIHKHSYIHRDIKPDNLLLDRSGHLKLSDFGLCKPLDSSSFPNLSDLDYAVGKSTNPSSDGDKQSSNCTAPRRTQQEQLMHWQKNRRMLAYSTVGTPDYIAPEVLLKKGYGMECDWWSLGAIMYEMLVGYPPFYSEDPMSTCRKIVNWRSHLKFPEEARLSPEAKDLIGKLLCNVDQRLGTKGAHEIKAHPWLGSVEWEKLYQMEAAFIPEVNDELDTQNFEKFEETAPPMQTSSKAGPWRKMLSSKDVNFVGYTYKNFEIVNDPELPGIAELKKKSNKPKRPTIKSLFETADSEDQTSEGSFLNLLPTQLELPESLEPSPHSSMSSEDSQARHR